The Horticoccus luteus DNA window CGTGCCCAAAACTGAAACAGCAACTCCCTTCCATCAACAAACACATCTCGGCGTGCCCATGCACATGGTCGTCGCCATAGAGCACCGGCACGAATTTTCGCGGTGGACGCACCTCCGACGGCCGCCGCCCCGCCCACGGGCCCAGCACATGCGCCGCGGATAACCGCCCGATCGCACTTACCAATTCGCCGCCCAGAAATCCGGTCAAAGACACTTCTCTGCGCTACCGACGCCGCATCCCGCGCGCAAAATTATTTTCCACGCGCGTGCACTCCGCCCCGTTCACCGCACCCGCTGTCCACCCGCGATCACGAGCTCCACCGGATCGCTGCCCAACTCATACGCCAGCATCCGCTCGTCCCGATGCCGCAGCATGATCAGATCGGCCCGCTGCCCGACCGCAATCGTCCCGCGATCACGCAATCCCAGCAACGCCGCCGCATTCACCGTGCTCGCCGCGATCGCCTCCGCCGGCGTCAACCGGCAACCGCGCACCGCCAGCGCAATGGCCAACGGCATCGAGTGCGCCGGCGCCGTGCCCGGGTTGCAGTTCGTCGCCACCGCCACCAAGCCGCCCTGGTCCACGAACTTGCCGCCGCGCGCGTAACGGCCGTTCGTTTCGAACCCCGTCACCGGCAGCAGCACCCCGAATGTCTCTGTCTCCGCCAATGCCGCGAGATCCGCCGCCGACGCCGCCTCGAGCCCATCCACGCTCAACGCCCGCAGTCGCAACGCCTCCGGGATCATGCCCAGCGAGTTGAATTGATCCGTGTGCACCCGCACCGCCAGCCCGTGCTTTCTCGCCCGCTCAAACAACCGCCCGCACGCCTCCACCGGCCAGGCGCTCTTCTCGCAATACGCATCGATCGTGATCCCGGGAAACTCGTGCCACACCGCCGGCAGCATCTCGCGCACCACCATGCGCGTGTAGTCCCCCACGTCGCCCTCGATCGCATGGCCCAGCAACGCCGTCGGCACCACCGTGCCCACCCACTCGCCCGCCGCCCGCTGGATCGCGTGCAACATCTTCAACTCGTCCTCGAGCTTCAGCCCGTAACCGCTTTTCACCTCCACCGTCGTCGTGCCCGCGCGCAACATCACCTCCAGTTGCGTCTTCAAGTTCGCCGCCAGTTGCTTGCGCGTAAGCTCGCGCACCGCGCGCACCGTCGCGTGCACCCCGCCGCCTTTCGCCAGAATCTCCTGATGCGCCACTCCGCTCATCCGCTGCTCCCATTCGTCGAGCCGGTCGCCCGCCCAACACGCATGCGTGTGACAATCCACAAACCCCGGCATCACGACCCGTCGCGCCGCATCGATCACGTCCACACCTTCCGGCGCCGCGATTGTCTCGGCCACCGCCGCAATCTTCCCGTCTGCGATCAACACGTCTGCCTTCGGCAGCACGCCGAGTTCGCCCAACTCGGCCCCACGCCGCGGAATGGCTCCTTGCGCGAGCGTCAGCACCCGCGCGTTGCGAATCAGCAAACTCATCACCCTCACCCAAACCGACGACGAAGCCCAAAAGCAAGTGCGGCGCGCCCTCTCGCGTCCGACTCCGCGGTTCCGCCCGTCGCTCATAGGCAGGCGGCAACAAAAACGCTCGTCGCCACGACGACCACTCTCAGCATGATGGGCACCTTGGCTCGGCCTTCCATGGATCACACCGCTCGCACGATCGAGACCTACGACCGCATCGCCGCCGCTTATCACTTGATCGCCACGCCCGAACACCGGACATGGCTGGAAAACTCCATGCGCGATTTTTTCCAGCGGCTGCCAGGACCGGCCGT harbors:
- the hutI gene encoding imidazolonepropionase, with protein sequence MSLLIRNARVLTLAQGAIPRRGAELGELGVLPKADVLIADGKIAAVAETIAAPEGVDVIDAARRVVMPGFVDCHTHACWAGDRLDEWEQRMSGVAHQEILAKGGGVHATVRAVRELTRKQLAANLKTQLEVMLRAGTTTVEVKSGYGLKLEDELKMLHAIQRAAGEWVGTVVPTALLGHAIEGDVGDYTRMVVREMLPAVWHEFPGITIDAYCEKSAWPVEACGRLFERARKHGLAVRVHTDQFNSLGMIPEALRLRALSVDGLEAASAADLAALAETETFGVLLPVTGFETNGRYARGGKFVDQGGLVAVATNCNPGTAPAHSMPLAIALAVRGCRLTPAEAIAASTVNAAALLGLRDRGTIAVGQRADLIMLRHRDERMLAYELGSDPVELVIAGGQRVR